The DNA sequence agcatgcgcacgcatacatacacactcaaacaTCCCAGGTGCATGTATATAATTTATCCTAATGCCCCAAGGGGCATAACACGACACATCAAAGTGATTCAATTGGAACAAAAGAGAAAAGAATACTACGAATCTGGCCATAGAATTAAAGGCAGCACATCAGACCAGACTTAGCATGTTGTAACATTATTCAAGACGTGtttataataataacaatactaaggccaaaaaaaaaaaggtctgtttacggtaacatagggtgaaaaaatagggtcggtaggtcggctttttttaaaaaaaaattttttccatttttcttttttcttttttctcccctctctatgatgtttcacagttcatttcttctcatcaatccctgtttttgcccaacataactataaacagtactttgagcttacctcccttctgtcgtctgctgtttgagcgcaaacatctctattttggatgcggttttgtttttcagacgatccaaaaaaacgattagggtcgggcctaaaaactagggtcggtcgggttaccgtaaacagacctttttttttggcctgatAATAAAAACGTTCTTCTTCAGCGCTATTCACCCCCACATAGCAGTTTCAGGGCGCTTTACAAACATCTATTACAAAACACTGATCAtaaagtcaacaacaacaaaagcagcacTCACCTAAATGCAACCAGATTTAAAACAGAATACTGATATAAACACAGGAGAATACAAATTTAATACATGGTTTAACCGATTTCATTATGTCATGTGCACGGCCCGTCTTGACAATAACTTTCAGagcaatttttttctccaacatttcaaagtgatttatcAAAATAATAAGtggaggttacatgccgagtatcagtgattattaaaaataatagtCGAAGTTAgcagatcatgaaaaatgcgagctttagcgagcttttttatgaccgcgaactgagaccattattttttataatcactgagacgaggtgtgtaacctctttattcctcctttcttcagttattcaaagaaaaaaggAGTTTTCTCGCGAAAGTtggatcgaatcctattcactcaaccagtcaacctgcgcaggcgatcgattaatgcgcggttgtatagttccgtgcaaatgattccattctgttaacacttcttgtcagttttcctattttggactaaaatcaagtacacagatatgctgttattctgctgtggcggcaaaggcagatattgtgtgttctgtatatgttttggtatcgcttaggataatgttctttcgtcaaattggactagcagacgaacttttgcacccgtgttccaacgttaaaaactgtatgaagttcagttttctggggaaaatagtgtatgaaaccgctttatgttgtttaaatggatgagatgtgtgcatttggttgcgtgtgatctgtttattaaatgaaatattgttgaaaactgaccgtcggattgcagtctgttgtcgaagaaaccgagtgaaaagaaggggaactactcttgtcgctagacaaagtatgagttacttgccttgggaaattgcttgtgatgaacggtttgagcacggcagatctagattcagaaaacaaccgaactcatggattttatatggagattcatgtgttcaggcctgtagttgttaatttaaatgcggtatgtttgtattgtttgctccagagatgtgtACTTCGTACATTATAGcattcggaacttttcagtcgcaaaaagtagtaccgaaacagaacaacttctcaacccattgcactatcgaggattcaggctgttgctgggtcgttatttgtttggttgctgggtcattatcgaaaaataactacccctacaagtttacagaggtaaagaagcagaggggggaataaatatatTTTATTCTTCCAATTTTACACAATGATGCCAAGTTCGGATCTGTCCGATTCTTAAAGCAATTAACACATTATCGCATGTATATATTTGAGCAGATTACATTTAGGAGTAAGATATAGGGAGGtggagaaacagagacagtgatagaaaagagagggagagagagagagagaaagacagagagagagagagagagagagagagagagagagagaaagacagagagagagagagagagagagagagagagatgtatacagacacaaacagacagaggatCCAGCAAGGACTGTGCAGGTCAGTTGTGTTTAGCGTACCAATTCTTGCAGTCACACAGTCAGCCAATAGAGGACATGTCGGACGACGAATCAGCACTGACAACTGACTCTGTATCAGCACTGACAACTGACTCTGTATCAGCACTGACAACTGACTCTGTATCAGCACTGACATGGGACTCTGTGTCAGCACTCACAACGGACTCTGGATCAGCACTGACAACTGACTCTGTATCAGCACTGACAACTGACTCTGTATCAGCACTGACAACTGACTCTGTATCAGCACTGACAACTGACTCTGTATCAGCACTGACAACTGACTCTGTATCAGCACTCACAACGGACTCTGTATCAGCACTCACAACGGACTCTGGATCAGCACTGACAACTGACTCTGTATCAGCACTCACAACGGACTCTGTATCAGCACTGACAACTGACTCTGTATCAGCACTGACAACTGACTCTATATCAGCACTCACAACGGACTCTGTATCAGCACTGACAACTGACTCTGTATCAGCACTCACAACGGACTCTGTATCAGCACTCACAACGGACTCTGTATCAGCACTGACAACTGACTCTGTATCAGCACTGACAACTGACTCTGTATCAACACTCACAACTGACTCTGTATCAGCACTCACAACGGACTCTGTATCAGCACTGACAACTGACTCTGTATCAGCACTGACAACTGACTCTGTATCAGCACTCACAACGGACTCTGTATCAGCACTCACAACGGACTCTGGATCAGCAGTGACAACGGACTCTGTATCAGCACTCACAACTGACTCTGTATCAGCACTGACAACTGACTCTGTATCAGCACTCACAACGGACTCTGTATCAGCACTGACAACGGACTCTGTATCAGCACTGACAACTGACTCTGTATCAGCACTGACAACGGACTCTGTATCAGCACTGACAACTGACTCACGTATCAGCACTCACAACGGACTCTGTATCAGCACTCACAACTGACTCTGTATCAGCACTCACAACGGACTCTGTATCAGCACTGACAACTGACTCTGTATCAGCACTGACAACTGACTCTGTATCAGCACTGACAACTGACTCTGTATCAGCACTGACAACTGACTCTGTATCAGCACTCACAACGGACTCTGTATCAGCACTGACAACTGACTCTGTATCAGCACTCACAACGGACTCTGTATCAGCACTCACAACGGACTCTGGATCAGCAGTGACAACGGACTCTGTATCAGCACTGACATGGGACTCTGTGTCCGCGGTAGAGGCTGTGTACTGAATGCCTTCCCTACCCGCTGTACGACCAGGGTCACTGTACTGTGTCCTGGTGTCGTTGTGGACCCCCGGCTTCACAAGGGAGTGACGCGTGCTGCCTGCCCCCCTCTTGGCGCGCTGAGCGCGACGCACGAACACACCGACCAGGATGACAGTGACTGCTGTGCCCAGCACCAACCCAAGAATCACCAGAGACAGCGTCACGGTCCAGCTTCCACTGTCTGAAACAAATACCGATAAGTTGTCCGTGTTTCTCTAAGTTGTCTGAAACACACACCCGGCGAtaagctgtctgtgtctgtctgaaaCACCCCCCCCGGCGATAAGCTGTCTGCAAACCATGTATaacctgtctgtgtctgtctgtaaaggcgatccttaattgagcccgaagtcgacttcgcggaGTCTTTTTTTGCCAAAACCTCAGCGCTAATGCTTCGCGCGGCCAGTTTCGCGAAGTACATCGcgcagtcgacttcgcccagttaaggacaggcttaacatGGATAacctgactgtgtctgtctgtaacaCATGGATAAGCTGCCAGTGTCTGTCTGCAACACATGGAtaagctgtctgtgtctgtctgtaacaCATTGAtaagctgtctgtgtctgtaacaCATGGAtaagctgtctgtgtctgtctgtaacaCATGGAtaagctgtctgtgtctgtctgtaacaCATGGAtaatctgtctgtgtctgtctgcaaaTCATGAAtaagctgtctgtgtctgtctgtaacaCATGGATAAGCTGTCTATGTCTGTCGTAACATATGGAtaagctgtctgtctgtcgtaaCACATGGATAAGCTGTCTATATCTGTCATAACTCATGGATAAGATGTCTGCGTCTGTCGTAACACATGGATAAGCTGTCTCAGGGTGTCTGTCGTAACACATGGATAAgctgtcagtgtctgtctgcaaaTCATGGATAAGCTGTCTGTGTCTTTCCGTAACACATGGAtaagctgtctgtgtctgtctgtaacaCATGGATAAGCTGTCTATGTCTGTCGTAACACATTGAtaagctgtctgtgtctgtcgtaACACATGGAtaagctgtctgtgtctgtcgtaACACATGGATAAGCTGTCTATGTCTGTCGTAACACATGGAtaagctgtctgtgtctgtcgtaACACATGTATAACCTGTCTATGTCTGTCGTAACACATGGATAAGCTGTCTATGTCTGTCGTAACACATGGAtaagctgtctgtgtctgtcgtaACACATGGATAAGCTCTCGTCTGTCTGTAACACATGGAtaagctgtctgtgtctgtctgtaacaCATTGAtaagctgtctgtgtctgtaacaCATGGAtaagctgtctgtgtctgtctgtaacaCATGGAtaagctgtctgtgtctgtctgtaacaCATGGAtaagctgtctgtgtctgtctgcaaaTCATGAAtaagctgtctgtgtctgtctgtaacaCATGGAtaagctgtctgtgtctgtctgtaacaCATGGAtaagctgtctgtgtctgtctgcaacACATGGAtaagctgtctgtgtctgtctgtaacaCATTGATAAgctgtcagtgtctgtctgtaacACATGGAtaagctgtctgtgtctgtctgtaacaCATGGAtaagctgtctgtgtctgtctgtaacaCATGGAtaagctgtctgtgtctgtctgtaacaCATGGAtaagctgtctgtgtctgtctgtaacaCATGGAtaagctgtctgtgtctgtctgtaacaCATGGAtaatctgtctgtgtctgtctgcaaaTCATGAATAAgctgcctgtgtctgtctgtaacaCATGGATAAGCTGTCTATGTCTGTCGTAACATATGGATAagatgtctgtgtctgtcctaACACATGGATAAGCTGTCTATATCTGTAATAGGCTAACACATGGATAagatgtctgtgtctgtcgtaACACATGGAtaagctgtctgtgtctgtcgtaACACATGGATAAgctgtcagtgtctgtctgcaaaTCATGGATAAGctgtctgtgtctttttgtAACACATGGAtaagctgtctgtgtctgtctgtaacaCATGGATAAGCTGTCTATGTCTGTCGTAACACATGGAtatgctgtctgtgtctgtcgtaACACATGGAtaagctgtctgtgtctgtcgtaACACATGGATAAGCTGTCTATGTCTGTCGTAACACATGGATacgctgtctgtgtctgtcgtaACACATGGATAACCTGTCTATGTCTGTCGTAACACATGGATAAGCTGTCTATGTCTGTCGTAACACATGGATAAGCTGTCTATATCTGTCGTAACACATGGAtaagctgtctgtgtctgtcgtaACACATGGATAAGCTCTCGTCTGTCTGTAACACATGGAtaagctgtctgtgtctgtcgtaACACACGGAtaagctgtctg is a window from the Littorina saxatilis isolate snail1 linkage group LG10, US_GU_Lsax_2.0, whole genome shotgun sequence genome containing:
- the LOC138977789 gene encoding streptococcal hemagglutinin-like → MSDDESALTTDSVSALTTDSVSALTTDSVSALTWDSVSALTTDSGSALTTDSVSALTTDSVSALTTDSVSALTTDSVSALTTDSVSALTTDSVSALTTDSGSALTTDSVSALTTDSVSALTTDSVSALTTDSISALTTDSVSALTTDSVSALTTDSVSALTTDSVSALTTDSVSALTTDSVSTLTTDSVSALTTDSVSALTTDSVSALTTDSVSALTTDSVSALTTDSGSAVTTDSVSALTTDSVSALTTDSVSALTTDSVSALTTDSVSALTTDSVSALTTDSVSALTTDSRISTHNGLCISTHN